A single genomic interval of Legionella israelensis harbors:
- a CDS encoding proline--tRNA ligase, with protein MRASQWLLATLKETPHDAEIISHQLMLRAGMIRKLASGLYSWLPLGLKVLRKVEQIVREEMNRAQAMEMLMPAVQPAELWQETGRWHSFGGQLLTMHDSSEREYCFGPTHEEVITDIMRHELKSYKQLPVNFYQIQTKFRDEIRPRFGVMRAREFLMKDAYSFHLTQESLQDTYDAMYQAYCRIFDRLGLKYRAVEADTGAIGGSVSHEFQVLADSGEDLIFYSDQSNYAANIEQATSLSPNKAQNLPDEKMTLVDTPNQKTINDLVQFLNTPIEKTIKTLIVEGTEAPLIALVLRGDDELNVLKAEKHPLVKSPLKFADEETVFHHLNVPVGSLGPVNLNIPVIADYQALALSSFACGANQADKHFLNAAWGRDAHYQDAFDLRNVKEGEPSPDGQGYLHSCRGIEVGHIFQLGDKYTRAMNATVLNEEGQSQAMLMGCYGLGVGRVVAAAIEQHHDDKGIIWPQSIAPFQLVIVPLNGHRSQQVKEQAELLYQQLSALGIDVLLDDRNERAGVLFADNDLIGIPHRLVVSERNLAEDCIEYKARSQEDSEKIAINNVGNFIKNLLHL; from the coding sequence ATGCGTGCATCGCAATGGTTGTTAGCCACCTTAAAAGAAACCCCTCATGATGCCGAAATTATATCTCACCAGCTGATGTTACGTGCCGGGATGATTCGCAAATTAGCCTCGGGCTTATACAGCTGGCTGCCTTTAGGCTTGAAGGTGTTACGTAAGGTTGAGCAAATTGTTCGTGAAGAAATGAACCGTGCTCAAGCCATGGAAATGCTGATGCCGGCAGTACAGCCGGCTGAACTCTGGCAGGAAACCGGCCGATGGCATAGTTTTGGCGGACAATTATTGACCATGCATGACAGCAGCGAGCGTGAATATTGTTTTGGCCCCACACATGAAGAAGTTATCACTGATATCATGCGCCATGAATTAAAATCTTATAAGCAACTGCCGGTGAATTTCTATCAAATTCAAACCAAGTTCCGTGATGAAATTCGGCCGCGTTTTGGTGTGATGCGAGCACGCGAATTTTTAATGAAAGATGCCTATTCCTTTCATTTGACGCAAGAAAGCCTACAAGACACCTATGATGCCATGTATCAAGCCTATTGCCGTATTTTTGACCGGCTCGGTTTAAAATACCGTGCTGTTGAAGCGGATACCGGAGCGATAGGCGGATCGGTTTCTCATGAGTTTCAAGTTTTGGCGGATTCAGGTGAAGACCTGATTTTTTATAGTGATCAAAGCAACTATGCCGCCAATATTGAACAGGCAACAAGTTTAAGTCCTAATAAAGCCCAAAATCTGCCTGACGAGAAAATGACTTTGGTTGACACGCCAAATCAGAAAACGATAAATGACTTGGTTCAATTTTTAAATACACCCATTGAGAAAACCATTAAAACATTGATTGTTGAGGGCACAGAAGCGCCCTTAATTGCTTTGGTTTTGCGCGGTGATGATGAGTTAAATGTACTCAAGGCAGAAAAACATCCTCTGGTCAAATCCCCTTTAAAATTCGCAGATGAAGAAACTGTTTTTCATCATCTAAATGTACCTGTCGGCTCTCTTGGACCGGTGAATCTCAATATTCCCGTTATCGCCGATTACCAGGCTCTGGCCCTTTCCTCTTTTGCCTGTGGAGCAAATCAGGCCGATAAACATTTCCTGAATGCGGCCTGGGGGCGTGATGCACATTATCAGGATGCTTTCGACTTACGAAATGTAAAAGAAGGTGAACCCAGCCCTGATGGACAAGGATATCTCCACTCCTGTCGCGGAATCGAAGTTGGTCATATTTTCCAGCTGGGTGATAAGTACACCCGTGCAATGAATGCTACAGTCCTTAATGAAGAAGGACAATCGCAAGCGATGTTAATGGGTTGTTATGGTTTGGGCGTTGGCAGGGTGGTTGCAGCAGCCATTGAACAACATCATGATGATAAAGGCATTATCTGGCCGCAATCCATAGCTCCCTTTCAATTGGTTATCGTTCCTTTAAACGGCCATCGCTCACAACAGGTTAAAGAACAGGCCGAACTGTTATATCAGCAGCTCTCTGCTCTTGGAATAGATGTTCTATTGGATGATCGTAATGAGCGCGCTGGGGTATTGTTTGCTGATAATGATCTCATTGGCATTCCCCACAGGCTTGTGGTCAGTGAACGCAATCTAGCAGAAGACTGTATCGAATATAAAGCCCGAAGTCAGGAAGACAGTGAAAAAATAGCTATAAATAATGTGGGAAATTTTATAAAAAATTTGCTTCATCTTTAA
- a CDS encoding thiamine pyrophosphate-dependent enzyme: MLDRATVVDEQFLKRLKQVDFPSPKSFMTASQAGLDKKTAIELFDSQIKSRLLDLIARQLKEKSLSYYTIGSSGHEGNAVFGQIFRHSDMAFLHYRSGAFYLQRAKQLQGSDGVKDILLSLVASAKDPISGGRHKVFGSVPLFIPPQTSTIASHLPKALGAALSITRAKELGIDSKLPSNSVILCSFGDASVNHAAAQATLNACSWIHQQQYPLPIVFLCEDNGIGISVPTPGSWIENSIKARVGFHYIACDGLNFADCYMKGLLAESIARRKKQPVFLHMKCIRLLGHAGSDIELQYRSLDEIEQIESEDPLLHTAGFLYREGWMSIQAMADLYLDNRALIEAKAMEVIALPKLSSADEVKSSLLPKIHQNKVYLLPDEAQRKQVFAAAYKQLNMKRNLCQHINFALTDLMMQYSNMLVFGEDVAKKGGVYRVTADLQARFGRRRVFDTLLDETTILGTAIGLAHNGFIPVPEIQFLAYLHNAEDQLRGEASTLSFFSNGQYCNPMVVRIASLAYQKGFGGHFHNDNSIAVLRDLPGVVVACPSNGPDAAKMLRTCVRLAHQNGRVVVFLEPIALYMTKDLHEAGDNGWLFEYPVLDEHIELGEVGVHGEGDTVILSYANGYYLSRQAAKILKDKYRLSVKTVDLRWLNPLPEEAILKVVAKARRVLIVDEGRQSASLSEGLMTLLMEKASSHLQVRRLTGEDCFIPLGQAWQYLLPSRDSIVTAILSLVDNTARSVTVK; this comes from the coding sequence ATGTTGGATAGAGCCACGGTTGTCGATGAGCAATTTCTCAAACGGCTGAAACAGGTTGACTTTCCCTCACCTAAAAGCTTCATGACTGCTTCTCAAGCCGGTCTGGATAAGAAAACGGCGATAGAATTGTTTGATTCGCAAATTAAGTCACGACTTCTGGATTTAATTGCTCGTCAGTTAAAAGAAAAATCCTTATCCTATTATACGATTGGCAGTAGTGGCCATGAAGGAAATGCAGTTTTCGGCCAGATTTTCAGACACAGCGATATGGCTTTTTTACATTATCGCAGTGGTGCTTTTTACTTACAGCGGGCAAAGCAGCTACAGGGTTCTGATGGAGTCAAGGATATTCTCTTGTCACTTGTGGCTTCGGCAAAGGATCCTATTTCGGGGGGACGACATAAGGTTTTTGGTTCAGTACCTTTGTTTATTCCACCTCAAACATCAACCATTGCCTCTCATCTTCCAAAGGCATTGGGTGCCGCTTTATCCATTACCAGAGCGAAGGAACTTGGTATTGACAGTAAATTGCCGTCCAATTCTGTCATCCTCTGTTCTTTTGGTGACGCCTCCGTTAACCACGCAGCTGCTCAAGCGACATTGAATGCCTGCTCATGGATTCATCAACAGCAGTATCCCCTGCCTATTGTTTTTCTTTGTGAAGATAATGGCATAGGTATATCCGTACCCACGCCTGGGAGCTGGATTGAAAACTCTATAAAAGCACGTGTTGGTTTTCATTACATTGCCTGTGACGGTCTGAATTTTGCCGACTGTTACATGAAGGGACTTCTGGCTGAATCAATAGCCAGGCGTAAAAAACAGCCCGTTTTTTTACATATGAAATGCATTCGTTTATTGGGCCATGCCGGTTCAGATATTGAATTGCAATATCGATCTTTGGACGAGATTGAGCAGATAGAGTCTGAGGATCCTTTGCTGCATACGGCTGGATTTTTATATAGGGAAGGCTGGATGTCGATTCAGGCTATGGCTGATTTGTATCTGGATAATCGGGCTTTAATTGAAGCAAAGGCCATGGAGGTGATAGCTCTGCCAAAATTAAGCAGCGCTGATGAAGTCAAATCCAGCCTTTTGCCTAAAATTCATCAGAACAAGGTCTATTTGCTGCCTGATGAAGCGCAGCGAAAACAGGTGTTTGCTGCCGCTTATAAGCAATTGAACATGAAGCGAAACCTGTGTCAGCATATTAATTTTGCTTTAACCGACTTAATGATGCAGTACAGCAATATGTTGGTGTTTGGTGAGGATGTAGCAAAAAAAGGTGGCGTTTATCGGGTCACAGCTGATCTGCAAGCCAGATTTGGACGCAGGCGAGTCTTTGATACGTTATTGGATGAAACGACGATTTTAGGAACAGCCATCGGATTGGCGCATAATGGTTTTATTCCAGTCCCCGAGATTCAGTTTTTAGCCTACTTACATAATGCAGAAGATCAGTTAAGGGGCGAGGCATCTACCTTATCCTTTTTTTCCAATGGTCAATATTGCAATCCGATGGTCGTGCGCATTGCCTCTCTTGCCTATCAAAAAGGCTTCGGAGGACATTTTCATAATGATAATTCCATTGCCGTACTACGGGATTTACCAGGCGTGGTGGTTGCCTGTCCATCCAATGGACCGGATGCTGCTAAAATGTTACGTACTTGTGTACGATTAGCTCATCAGAACGGTCGGGTAGTGGTTTTTCTTGAACCCATTGCTTTATACATGACCAAAGATTTACATGAAGCTGGAGATAATGGCTGGTTATTTGAGTATCCTGTCTTGGATGAACACATTGAGTTGGGAGAAGTTGGCGTTCACGGTGAAGGTGATACGGTCATTCTCAGTTATGCGAACGGTTATTATCTGTCTCGACAGGCGGCAAAAATACTAAAAGATAAATATCGTCTTTCGGTAAAAACAGTGGATTTACGCTGGTTAAATCCCTTGCCGGAAGAGGCAATTCTTAAGGTGGTCGCTAAAGCACGTCGTGTGCTGATTGTGGATGAAGGCAGGCAAAGTGCTTCTCTTAGTGAAGGTTTAATGACCTTATTGATGGAAAAGGCTTCTTCGCACCTGCAAGTCAGGCGCCTTACCGGAGAAGATTGCTTTATTCCTTTAGGCCAGGCCTGGCAGTATCTCTTACCCAGTCGTGACAGTATTGTTACAGCGATATTGTCATTGGTCGATAATACAGCAAGGTCGGTGACTGTCAAATAG
- a CDS encoding acyl-CoA dehydrogenase family protein, which produces MDDLLFLDEQLHDDEKMIRDTVARFVAQDVIPLMADAFEEADFPKQLIKQSADLGLLGLTLPAEYGGAEASYVAYGLVCQELERGDSGLRSFVSVQSSLCMYPIFRYGNEEQKKRFLPAMARGEVIGCFGLTEPDSGSDPAGMRTQAKKVDGGWRLNGSKTWITNAPIADIALVWAKTEAGIRGFIVEKKFEGFKRTEIKLKMSLRASITGELFFEDVFVPDENLLAGSEKGLGAALSCLSQARYGIAWGAMGAAMACFDIARDYLLERKQFDKPLASFQLIQEDLAEMYTEIIKAQWMNLQIGRLKEQNRETPVMISLAKGNACREALKIARQCRNLLGGNGISLEYHVIRHMLNLESVFTYEGTDNVHTLVLGRHITGINAFS; this is translated from the coding sequence GTGGATGATTTATTGTTTTTAGATGAGCAGTTACACGATGATGAAAAAATGATTCGCGACACGGTTGCGCGTTTTGTGGCACAAGATGTCATTCCATTAATGGCTGATGCTTTTGAAGAGGCGGACTTCCCGAAACAATTGATTAAACAATCCGCGGATTTAGGTTTACTAGGATTGACTCTTCCTGCAGAATACGGTGGCGCTGAGGCCTCATATGTAGCTTATGGCTTGGTTTGTCAAGAATTGGAGCGCGGTGACAGCGGGCTGAGAAGTTTTGTTTCCGTACAAAGTTCTTTATGTATGTATCCCATTTTTCGCTATGGAAATGAAGAGCAAAAAAAGCGCTTTCTTCCGGCGATGGCCAGAGGTGAAGTGATTGGCTGCTTCGGCCTTACCGAGCCTGATTCCGGCTCTGACCCAGCCGGTATGAGAACACAGGCCAAAAAAGTGGATGGCGGCTGGCGTTTAAACGGTTCTAAAACGTGGATCACCAATGCACCTATTGCCGATATAGCCCTTGTCTGGGCGAAGACTGAGGCTGGAATTCGTGGCTTTATCGTTGAGAAAAAATTTGAAGGATTCAAGCGCACAGAAATCAAGTTAAAAATGTCACTAAGAGCCTCCATTACCGGTGAATTATTTTTTGAAGATGTTTTTGTTCCTGATGAAAATCTGTTAGCAGGCAGTGAAAAAGGTTTAGGTGCGGCGTTAAGCTGTTTAAGCCAGGCCCGCTACGGTATTGCCTGGGGCGCTATGGGGGCGGCCATGGCTTGTTTTGATATTGCCAGAGATTATCTCTTGGAAAGAAAACAGTTTGATAAACCGTTGGCTTCCTTTCAACTCATCCAGGAAGATTTAGCTGAGATGTATACAGAAATCATTAAAGCACAATGGATGAATTTACAAATCGGCCGGCTGAAAGAGCAAAACAGAGAAACCCCGGTCATGATTTCTCTGGCTAAAGGCAACGCTTGCCGCGAAGCTTTAAAGATTGCCCGTCAATGCCGTAATTTATTGGGAGGTAATGGCATCAGTCTTGAATATCACGTGATTCGTCATATGCTGAACCTGGAATCCGTATTTACCTATGAAGGAACGGATAACGTTCATACGCTGGTATTGGGAAGGCACATTACCGGTATCAATGCCTTCTCCTGA
- a CDS encoding phage integrase N-terminal domain-containing protein produces MNNKLRNALYSVNQFVKKMRCYSYASQADTRHMLRRCMKDLHELGFKVGHLKGLKPKHIYVLVEHWKQQVRSPATIKNYMAKLRKTADLLDNPKLVKKGNDSYQIDKRSYVPTHSKAITHIDLDKCTDPYIRLSLEAQMLFGLRREESMKFVWSEAWRGDCLWIKPSWTKGGIGRVIDITHEKQKEWLNKVSQQIPKNLSLIPLGRSYKKHLSYYQQQINSMGLCKLHGLRHAYAQRRYAEITKQLNPLRQGLICPIAGGKPTHFLNKIEKEIDRKARKQISRELGHSRLNITKIYLG; encoded by the coding sequence ATGAACAACAAGCTGCGTAATGCTTTATATTCTGTCAATCAATTCGTTAAAAAAATGCGGTGTTATTCCTATGCCAGTCAAGCTGATACTCGCCATATGCTCAGACGGTGTATGAAAGATTTGCATGAGCTTGGCTTCAAAGTTGGCCACCTAAAAGGATTAAAGCCCAAGCACATTTATGTTTTGGTAGAGCACTGGAAACAACAAGTTAGAAGTCCAGCAACCATTAAAAATTATATGGCCAAATTGCGAAAGACTGCTGATTTATTAGATAACCCCAAGTTAGTTAAAAAAGGAAATGACAGTTATCAAATCGATAAACGCTCTTATGTGCCAACTCACAGCAAAGCGATTACCCATATAGACTTAGATAAATGTACCGATCCCTATATACGTTTATCCCTAGAAGCTCAAATGCTGTTTGGTTTACGACGAGAAGAATCGATGAAATTTGTATGGAGTGAAGCTTGGCGTGGTGATTGTCTATGGATTAAACCCAGCTGGACAAAAGGTGGAATTGGGCGGGTCATTGATATCACTCATGAAAAACAAAAGGAGTGGTTAAATAAAGTATCGCAACAAATTCCAAAAAATTTATCTCTAATACCTCTGGGAAGAAGCTACAAGAAGCATTTAAGTTATTACCAGCAACAGATTAACAGCATGGGGCTTTGTAAATTACATGGCTTACGTCATGCTTATGCACAACGCCGTTATGCAGAAATCACTAAACAACTTAATCCCTTGAGACAAGGGCTGATTTGTCCCATTGCTGGCGGCAAACCAACTCACTTTTTAAATAAAATAGAAAAAGAAATTGATCGAAAAGCTCGGAAACAGATAAGTCGAGAACTTGGCCATTCGCGGCTGAATATTACGAAAATTTATCTTGGTTAG
- a CDS encoding phage integrase N-terminal domain-containing protein, translating to MRRYSLRQTINNYLKSNRCGSHRDKQYRQFVIYKMLDDLFVLGETPSHWQALTANQLEKLIQHWKKQRITVSTMMNYMTIIRKFLHCIGHDLAGIDNQNLRLKRKTTSHKIIRLKYDGWQKLHDPIAQVLMGFQMHFGLTLSETMRLLPDVHVQNNHLLLTREITFNHLDRKVPIRTPTQMAILRIFHHLTQKQHCLINSFGYRVVCFRWQKAMKALRWPAKKSYRYMYAQLTQASLSSQLDHYRLSILIMDEMGLKSRTTLWSYLNEQQAA from the coding sequence ATGCGACGATACTCTTTACGACAAACCATAAACAACTATCTAAAGTCCAATCGATGTGGGAGTCATCGGGACAAACAATATCGGCAATTTGTGATTTATAAGATGCTGGATGATTTGTTTGTGCTTGGTGAAACGCCTTCTCATTGGCAAGCGTTAACTGCAAACCAGCTTGAGAAACTAATTCAACATTGGAAGAAACAACGAATTACAGTTTCAACCATGATGAATTACATGACCATTATACGAAAATTTTTGCATTGTATTGGACATGATTTGGCTGGTATTGATAATCAAAATCTGAGGCTTAAACGAAAAACAACTTCTCATAAAATTATTCGCTTGAAATATGATGGCTGGCAAAAACTTCATGATCCAATTGCGCAAGTGCTGATGGGATTCCAAATGCATTTTGGCCTCACGTTAAGCGAAACCATGAGGCTTTTACCGGATGTTCATGTCCAAAATAATCATTTGTTATTAACTCGTGAGATAACCTTTAATCATCTAGATAGAAAGGTGCCTATTCGCACCCCTACTCAAATGGCCATCTTGAGAATATTTCATCATCTAACTCAGAAACAGCACTGCTTAATCAATTCCTTTGGTTATCGGGTGGTCTGTTTTCGCTGGCAAAAGGCTATGAAAGCCTTGCGATGGCCAGCTAAGAAATCATATCGCTATATGTATGCTCAACTCACACAGGCAAGCCTTTCATCACAACTGGATCACTATCGATTATCCATACTCATCATGGACGAAATGGGCTTGAAATCTCGAACCACACTCTGGAGTTATCTCAATGAACAACAAGCTGCGTAA
- a CDS encoding tetratricopeptide repeat protein, with protein sequence MGMYLIRLFLSITILFAINVAFCANSNDLSPTSSIKKFIPNELMLENCLDSEIIRKISNIDFLFRHFADFASLDKLKIFKQKLSVIKLTKSQFDLLISKSKKSDLCGANANLALGIYEAALNIMEKNENKKKLNLYSKYMEHAFSIYRNYANQGSIGPIKLLCVLDEGDGFWVVNEVDALSKDICLKALYTKEIKLSPLEKTKMFTSVYNSYLFDGLDKNLVKRAEVCYEFAKEANIMNYLNGMYKQQNKDMCNAEFIGYGEQLFSNKDYQEAFRYLSIFDQSLNGWGIPQFELGYMYQTGKGVSQNYALALDWYKKASKYGNNAYAQYNLGVMYTKGQGVLQNYTLAHAFYNLASANGIEDAATVRDMLAKKMTNEQIERAQTLAKEWTKKGRYTIH encoded by the coding sequence ATGGGGATGTATTTAATTAGATTATTTTTATCAATAACAATCCTATTTGCCATTAACGTAGCCTTTTGTGCCAATTCCAATGATCTATCTCCCACAAGCAGTATTAAAAAATTTATTCCAAATGAGCTGATGCTTGAAAATTGTTTAGATTCAGAAATAATCAGGAAAATAAGCAACATTGATTTCCTTTTTAGACATTTTGCTGATTTTGCTTCTTTAGATAAATTAAAGATATTCAAACAAAAGTTATCGGTGATTAAATTAACCAAATCTCAGTTTGATCTTTTAATTTCCAAATCTAAAAAATCAGATTTATGTGGGGCAAATGCGAATTTAGCTTTGGGCATTTATGAAGCAGCACTTAATATAATGGAAAAAAATGAAAACAAAAAAAAATTAAATCTCTATTCTAAATATATGGAGCATGCATTTAGTATATATAGAAATTATGCAAATCAAGGATCAATTGGCCCAATAAAATTATTATGCGTGCTAGATGAAGGTGATGGTTTTTGGGTGGTTAATGAAGTTGATGCCCTATCGAAAGATATATGTTTGAAGGCACTATATACAAAAGAGATAAAGTTATCCCCTCTTGAAAAGACCAAAATGTTTACAAGCGTATATAATTCATATTTGTTCGATGGACTCGATAAAAATTTGGTTAAGAGAGCTGAGGTTTGCTATGAATTTGCAAAAGAAGCAAACATCATGAACTACTTGAATGGTATGTATAAGCAACAAAATAAAGATATGTGTAATGCCGAATTTATTGGATATGGTGAACAATTGTTTTCAAACAAAGATTATCAAGAGGCGTTCAGATACCTGTCAATTTTTGATCAATCTCTTAACGGTTGGGGTATACCTCAATTTGAATTAGGTTATATGTACCAAACAGGCAAAGGAGTTTCTCAAAATTATGCATTAGCTTTAGATTGGTATAAAAAAGCAAGTAAATATGGTAATAACGCTTATGCTCAATATAATTTAGGGGTAATGTATACAAAAGGCCAAGGTGTCTTACAAAACTACACACTAGCCCATGCATTTTATAATTTAGCATCTGCAAATGGAATAGAGGATGCTGCTACAGTTCGTGATATGTTGGCTAAAAAAATGACTAACGAGCAAATAGAAAGAGCACAAACTTTAGCTAAGGAATGGACTAAAAAAGGAAGGTATACAATACATTAA